One part of the Anguilla anguilla isolate fAngAng1 chromosome 11, fAngAng1.pri, whole genome shotgun sequence genome encodes these proteins:
- the LOC118208371 gene encoding stathmin-3-like isoform X1 — MANTVSAYKEKMKEMSVLSLICSCFTAQPHPNSTYQYGGVREGAISIFVSPLPTPTTSSSSTDMEVKPINKRLSGQSFEVILKAPADLSPDRPLTLTSPPRKKDMSLYELQKRLEAAEDRRRFQEAQILKQLSEKREHEREVLHKALEENNNFSKMAEEKLNYKMETSKENREAHLNALKQRLRDKERHAAEVRRNKELQADLSG; from the exons CCTACAAGGAGAAGATGAAGGAGatgtctgtgctgtctctgatCTGCTCCTGCTTCACAGCGCAGCCCCATCCCAACAGCACCTACCAGTACGGAG GTGTAAGGGAGGGTGCCATCTCTATTTTTgtctcacccctccccacccccacgaCTTCGTCCTCCTCAACAGACATGGAAGTGAAGCCCATTAACAAGCGCCTCTCGGGACAGTCCTTCGAGGTGATTCTCAAAGCCCCCGCCGACCTGTCCCCCGATCGCCCCCTGACGCTGACCTCGCCCCCAAGGAAGAAGGACATGTCCCTGTACGAGCTCCAGAAGAGGCTGGAGGCTGCGGAGGACCGCAGGAGG ttCCAGGAGGCCCAGATCTTGAAGCAGCTGTCTGAGAAGAGGGAGCACGAGAGGGAGGTGCTGCACAAGGCACTGGAAGAGAACAACAACTTCAGCAAGATGGCAGAAGAGAAGCTTAACTACAAGATGGAGACCAGCAAGGAGAACCGCGAGGCCCACCTTAACGCTCTCAAGCAGCGGCTGCGCGATAAG gagagaCATGCCGCTGAAGTCCGCAGGAATAAGGAGCTGCAAGCAGATCTTTCCGGCTGA
- the LOC118208371 gene encoding stathmin-3-like isoform X2: MANTVSAYKEKMKEMSVLSLICSCFTAQPHPNSTYQYGDMEVKPINKRLSGQSFEVILKAPADLSPDRPLTLTSPPRKKDMSLYELQKRLEAAEDRRRFQEAQILKQLSEKREHEREVLHKALEENNNFSKMAEEKLNYKMETSKENREAHLNALKQRLRDKERHAAEVRRNKELQADLSG; encoded by the exons CCTACAAGGAGAAGATGAAGGAGatgtctgtgctgtctctgatCTGCTCCTGCTTCACAGCGCAGCCCCATCCCAACAGCACCTACCAGTACGGAG ACATGGAAGTGAAGCCCATTAACAAGCGCCTCTCGGGACAGTCCTTCGAGGTGATTCTCAAAGCCCCCGCCGACCTGTCCCCCGATCGCCCCCTGACGCTGACCTCGCCCCCAAGGAAGAAGGACATGTCCCTGTACGAGCTCCAGAAGAGGCTGGAGGCTGCGGAGGACCGCAGGAGG ttCCAGGAGGCCCAGATCTTGAAGCAGCTGTCTGAGAAGAGGGAGCACGAGAGGGAGGTGCTGCACAAGGCACTGGAAGAGAACAACAACTTCAGCAAGATGGCAGAAGAGAAGCTTAACTACAAGATGGAGACCAGCAAGGAGAACCGCGAGGCCCACCTTAACGCTCTCAAGCAGCGGCTGCGCGATAAG gagagaCATGCCGCTGAAGTCCGCAGGAATAAGGAGCTGCAAGCAGATCTTTCCGGCTGA